GTCCACATCCTCGTCGGAGAAGTGGCTGGCGAAATGGTCGTTGAAATCTTCGATGGAGGTGAGCGCCGCCACCGCGAAGGTGCGGTTGGTGAGCTTGCGAATTTCTTCGCCTTCGTCGTCCTCGGCGTCGTATTCGTCTTCGATGTCGCCGACGATCTCCTCGAGGATATCCTCGATGGTCACCAGGCCCGACACGCCGCCGAATTCGTCAACCACAATGGCCATGTGAAAGCGCCCGGAGCGGAATTCTTTGAGCAGCACATCCACACGTTTGGACTCGGGCACAATCACGGCTTCGCGCTTGACCTTGTCCAAATCGAACGCTTCTGCCTGGCCAAAGGCGTATTTCAACAGATCCTTGGCCAGCAAAATGCCTTCGATGTGGTCTTTGTCTTCGTTGATGATGGGAAAGCGGGAGTGGGCCGACTCGATGATGGTGGGCAGAAAATCCTGCACCCCTTGGCTCTTGTCGATGGCCACGATTTGGCTGCGGGGGATCATGATATCCCTGACCCGCAGTTCGGAAACGTCCAGCACGCCTTGCAGCATGTCTTTGGTCTGGACGTCGATAAGCTCGCGTTCGGTGGCACTTTCAATGACCACCATCAGGTCGTCACGGTTCTTGGGCTCATCAGAAAAGAAATGGCTGATACGTTCAAGCCAGCTCTTGGAAGAGCCCTGACTCGAGTGCGGGTTGTCGTCGCTCATAGTCCTTTAAACCAAAATTTAAATGTCGCGGTCGCCGTAAGGGTCCGGGTAGCCAAGGCCCTGAAGAAGCACAATTTCTTTGCCTTCCATCAGCTCCGCATCCTCGTCCTTTATATGGTCATACCCCAGCAAATGCAAGGTGCCATGTATGACAAGATGTGCCCAGTGGGCGGTGGCGTCTTTTTGCTGCTCGGCGGCCTCACGGGCCACCACGCCAGCGCAGATAACCAGGTCCCCCAAAAGTGGCAGCTCGATGCCCTCTGGCACCTCAAAGGGAAAGGACAACACGTTGGTGGCGTAGTCCTTGCCCCGGTAGGTGCTGTTGAGCTCTAGGCCTTCTTCTTCATCGACGATACGCACCGTCAGTTCGGTCTCGTCCCGGCCGCTGTCTTTGAGGGCCTCGGCCACCCACAGCTCGAATTGCTCGAGGCTGGGAATGGCTTTGGCGTCAGAGGCGATTTGCAGATCCAAATCCAGGCTCATGGGCGGGTTTCCTGCTGCTCACGGTCGCGCTTGCGCTCGGCCTTGAGGCGCTCTTGCTGCTGCTCAAAGGCATCGTAGGCGTTGATGATTTTTGACACCACAGGGTGGCGCACTACATCGGCGGACTGGAAGAAGTTAAAGGACAAGTCTTCCACCTCTTGCAGCACCTCGATAGCGTGGCGAAGCCCAGAGCGGGCATTGCGGGGCAAGTCCACCTGGGTGATGTCGCCGGTGATCACCGCCTTGGAATTAAAGCCAATGCGGGTCAGGAACATCTTCATCTGCTCGACGGTGGTGTTCTGGCTTTCATCGAGGATGATAAAGGCGTCGTTCAAGGTGCGCCCGCGCATGTAGGCAAGGGGCGCCACTTCGATGACGTTGCGCTCAATCAGCCGCTCTACCTTCTCAAAACCCAGCATCTCAAAGAGAGCGTCGTAGAGGGGGCGAAGGTAAGGGTCGACCTTCTGGCTCAAATCCCCCGGCAAAAAGCCCAGCTTTTCGCCTGCTTCCACCGCCGGGCGGGTCAAGAGGATGCGGCGAATCTCCTGGCGCTCCAGGGCGTCCACGGCGCAGGCCACCGCCAGGTAG
This genomic interval from Gallaecimonas pentaromativorans contains the following:
- the ybeY gene encoding rRNA maturation RNase YbeY codes for the protein MSLDLDLQIASDAKAIPSLEQFELWVAEALKDSGRDETELTVRIVDEEEGLELNSTYRGKDYATNVLSFPFEVPEGIELPLLGDLVICAGVVAREAAEQQKDATAHWAHLVIHGTLHLLGYDHIKDEDAELMEGKEIVLLQGLGYPDPYGDRDI
- the corC gene encoding CNNM family magnesium/cobalt transport protein CorC (CorC(YbeX) belongs to the Cyclin M Mg2+ Exporter (CNNM) family, and was characterized as belonging to a set of three proteins, at least one of which must be present for CorA to function.) translates to MSDDNPHSSQGSSKSWLERISHFFSDEPKNRDDLMVVIESATERELIDVQTKDMLQGVLDVSELRVRDIMIPRSQIVAIDKSQGVQDFLPTIIESAHSRFPIINEDKDHIEGILLAKDLLKYAFGQAEAFDLDKVKREAVIVPESKRVDVLLKEFRSGRFHMAIVVDEFGGVSGLVTIEDILEEIVGDIEDEYDAEDDEGEEIRKLTNRTFAVAALTSIEDFNDHFASHFSDEDVDTIGGLVMHAFGHLPARGESVVLGGLQFKVTRADKRRLIQLQVTLPEEQG
- a CDS encoding PhoH family protein, with the protein product MDRLASLCGPFDDNLKQIERRLGVEINYRDNHFQILGRAITAKAVADLLRDLYVETAPVKGKIQDLDPQVVHLAIQELQVLEAEGSLDENREIFVKTKRGVIKPRTPNQGQYIQNILNHDISFGIGPAGTGKTYLAVACAVDALERQEIRRILLTRPAVEAGEKLGFLPGDLSQKVDPYLRPLYDALFEMLGFEKVERLIERNVIEVAPLAYMRGRTLNDAFIILDESQNTTVEQMKMFLTRIGFNSKAVITGDITQVDLPRNARSGLRHAIEVLQEVEDLSFNFFQSADVVRHPVVSKIINAYDAFEQQQERLKAERKRDREQQETRP